One Anthonomus grandis grandis chromosome 14, icAntGran1.3, whole genome shotgun sequence DNA window includes the following coding sequences:
- the LOC126744792 gene encoding uncharacterized protein LOC126744792, with amino-acid sequence MSAAGSFVPPFLIFLRRRFSPLLAKDGPPDAEYQVTFNGWTNEEMFELWLRHFVKFVKTNRDEPVLLILDNHSSHATLESYNYCKENFITILSLPTHLSHLMQPLDVTFYGPLKKSYYKECDNYTKSNNLTQITPYDVASLFNKAYSKVASLEKGISGFRCTGIFPYQPDIFTDANFVYNCVPPACVDTNEKTTGSPASSSKITEANSKDNAQNQTRCPVIHKTPTKDKSSRSCDPVPGCSTWQDESDQSINTSSISDLLSIISPLPQKDDNKSKNLRQTQNSIPKFLPRHLFPIRYFLKKKSERNKNVMKKITCKGMKAKNINKTKNNSKIKSAKRQVGADELCLSEDEEPLKKTVISKYVSKTESKPVNKYIKYAKGKVVYKKGTNKRQVDEESSFSEDEEISDDDECDDLSDSAAHVRCIICDDFGKNNELWYRCTNCGS; translated from the coding sequence ATGAGCGCTGCCGGATCGTTTGTGCCCCCATTTCTTATATTCCTCAGAAGACGATTTTCTCCACTACTTGCTAAGGATGGGCCTCCAGATGCGGAATATCAGGTTACTTTTAACGGCTGGACTAATGAGGAAATGTTCGAATTGTGGCTTaggcattttgtaaaatttgttaaGACCAATCGTGATGAACCAGTATTACTTATTCTAGATAATCATTCTAGTCATGCAACGCTTGAAAGTTACAATTACTGCAAAGAAAATTTCATTACGATACTGTCCCTCCCAACACATTTATCACATCTGATGCAGCCGTTAGATGTAACATTTTATGGTCCACTAAAGAAGTCCTACTATAAAGAATGTGACAATTACACGAAGTCAAATAACCTCACACAAATCACTCCATATGATGTTGCAAGTCTTTTTAACAAAGCTTATTCCAAAGTTGCTTCTTTGGAAAAGGGAATATCAGGGTTCAGATGCACAGGTATTTTTCCATACCAACCAGATATCTTTACTGATGCTAATTTTGTCTATAATTGTGTGCCACCAGCTTGCGTGGATACTAATGAGAAGACAACGGGATCACCGGCAAGTAGCTCTAAAATAACAGAAGCAAACAGCAAAGACAATGCCCAAAATCAGACACGGTGTCCtgtgattcataaaacaccaaCAAAAGATAAAAGTAGTCGATCATGCGATCCCGTACCAGGTTGTTCGACATGGCAAGATGAATCTGATCAGTCCATTAATACGTCGTCCATCTCTGATCTCCTTTCTATAATATCCCCATTGCCTCaaaaagacgataataaaaGCAAGAACTTAAGACAAACACAAAACAGCATTCCGAAATTTTTACCCAGACACCTATTTcctataagatattttttaaagaaaaaaagtgaaAGAAACAAGAACGTGATGAAAAAAATAACATGTAAAGGCATGAAAGCAaagaacataaacaaaactaaaaataacagCAAAATAAAAAGTGCTAAACGACAAGTAGGAGCAGACGAATTGTGTTTATCAGAAGATGAAGAACCTTTGAAGAAAACAGTTATTAGCAAATATGTGTCCAAAACGGAGTCAAAAccagttaataaatatattaaatatgcaaaaggaaaagttgtttacaaaaaagGCACGAACAAAAGACAAGTTGACGAAGAATCGTCATTTTCAGAAGACGAAGAGATAAGTGACGACGACGAGTGCGATGATCTTAGCGACAGCGCCGCTCATGTTAGATGCATTATTTGTGACGactttggaaaaaataatgaacTGTGGTACCGTTGTACGAATTGTGGCAGTTAG